In Solanum pennellii chromosome 7, SPENNV200, the following are encoded in one genomic region:
- the LOC107025499 gene encoding protein PELPK1-like, translating into MAHYYNPSFFFLLFVTSFLTSDYVIRSDARHLLEITLPKLPKPELPHLPEIPTLPKPEFPEIPKPKLPTLPKPELPKIPMPELPTLPKPELPALPKLEIPVIPKPELPTFPKLEIPQVP; encoded by the coding sequence ATGGCTCATTACTACAAcccatcttttttcttcttattattcGTCACTTCGTTTTTAACAAGTGATTATGTAATTCGATCAGACGCTCGTCATCTTCTTGAAATAACTCTGCCTAAGCTTCCTAAGCCTGAATTGCCACATTTACCTGAAATTCCAACTTTGCCTAAGCCCGAGTTCCCTGAAATTCCAAAACCTAAGCTACCAACTCTACCAAAGCCCGAATTGCCAAAAATTCCAATGCCCGAGTTACCAACATTGCCAAAGCCTGAACTTCCAGCATTGCCAAAACTCGAGATACCTGTTATTCCTAAGCCTGAATTACCAACTTTTCCAAAGCTAGAAATCCCTCAAGTACCTTAA
- the LOC107025408 gene encoding DNA ligase 4-like gives MATSAVDGGGNSSGGGEDIKFSVMVSLFKWIQKSKSSVKKRSKFRKFMDTFCRKPQDNFVAMRLILPGLDRERGSYGLKEHVLATCLIDALAMSRDSDDARRLLNWRKGGPKTGSNAGNFSLVAAEVLQRRQGMASAGLTIKELNDFLDHLASSENR, from the exons ATGGCGACTTCCGCCGTAGACGGTGGTGGTAATAGTAGTGGTGGCGGAGAAGACATAAAATTTAGTGTAATGGTTAGCCTTTTTAAGTGGATACAGAAGAGTAAATCATCAGTGAAGAAGCGGTCCAAGTTCCGGAAGTTTATGGATACCTTCTGCAGGAAGCCTCAGGACAATTTCGTTGCCATGCGCCTTATTCTCCCTGGCCTCGACCGTGAGCGTGGCTCTTATGGCCTTAAGGAGCACGTCCTCGCTACTTGCCTCATTGACGCACTTGCAATGTCCCGCGACTCCGATGATGCACGCCGTCTCCTTAACTGGCGGAAAGGCGGTCCCAAAACTGGCTCTAATGCCGGCAACTTCTCTCTTGTTGCCGCTGAG GTCCTCCAGCGCAGACAGGGAATGGCTTCTGCTGGTCTAACAATTAAGGAATTAAATGACTTCCTTGATCACTTGGCCTCAAGTGAAAATAGGTGA